A single region of the Raphanus sativus cultivar WK10039 chromosome 1, ASM80110v3, whole genome shotgun sequence genome encodes:
- the LOC108856515 gene encoding pinoresinol reductase 1: protein MGEIKSGEKTRVLVVGATGYLGKRIVRAFLAEGHETYVLQRPETGLDIEKVQLLLSFKKLGARLVEASFSDHQSLVSAVKLVDVVVSNMSGVHFRSHNILVQLKLVEAIKEAGNVKRFLPSEFGMDPPRMRNALPPGRETFDQKMEVRQAIEAAGIPYTYVVGACFAAYFAGNLSQMETLLPPRKRVNIYGDGNVKVVFADEDDIAKYTSRTLNDPRTLNKTVYIRPPDNVLTHIELVQIWEKLTGNELEKTNITAKDFLSNTEHMEIPQQAGIGHFYHIFYEGCLTDHKVGENEEASSLYPDVKYKRMDDYLRMFL, encoded by the exons ATGGGCGAGATCAAAAGCGGCGAGAAAACGCGAGTTTTGGTGGTGGGAGCGACGGGTTACTTGGGGAAGAGAATCGTACGGGCGTTTTTGGCTGAAGGTCACGAGACCTACGTTTTGCAGCGGCCAGAGACTGGTCTCGACATCGAGAAAGTCCAACTCCTTCTCTCCTTCAAGAAACTAGGCGCTCGTCTCGTGGAAGCTTCTTTCTCCGATCACCAAAGCCTCGTATCAGCCGTGAAACTCGTAGACGTCGTTGTCTCCAACATGTCTGGTGTTCACTTCCGTAGCCATAACATCCTTGTCCAGCTCAAGCTTGTTGAAGCCATCAAAGAAGCTGGTAATGTCAAG CGCTTTTTACCATCTGAATTTGGTATGGATCCACCACGAATGAGAAATGCGTTACCGCCCGGAAGAGAAACGTTCGACCAAAAAATGGAAGTTCGTCAGGCTATTGAAGCTGCTGGAATACCTTACACTTACGTTGTTGGCGCTTGTTTTGCCGCATATTTTGCTGGAAATCTATCTCAGATGGAAACGTTACTCCCTCCCAGAAAAAGAGTTAATATATACGGAGATGGTAATGTAAAAG TGGTGTTTGCGGATGAAGATGATATTGCGAAATACACTTCCAGAACTCTAAACGACCCACGGACTTTGAACAAAACCGTGTATATCAGGCCTCCGGACAACGTTCTCACACATATCGAATTGGTTCAGATTTGGGAAAAGCTAACCGGAAATGAATTAGAGAAAACTAATATTACTGCAAAAGATTTCCTTTCCAACACTGAAC aCATGGAGATTCCACAGCAAGCGGGAATAGgacatttttatcatattttctatGAAGGATGTCTAACTGATCATAAAGTGGGAGAAAATGAAGAAGCGTCAAGTCTCTATCCGGATGTGAAGTACAAACGCATGGATGATTACTTAAGAATGTTCCTTTGA
- the LOC108853920 gene encoding phosphoribulokinase, chloroplastic, translating to MAVSTIYSTQALNSTHFLTSSPSSTSSSSKQVFFYRRQTNRRFNTIITCAAQQTVVIGLAADSGCGKSTFMRRLTSVFGGAAEPPKGGNPDSNTLISDMTTVICLDDYHSLDRTGRKEKGVTALDPRANDFDLMYEQVKALKSGIAVEKPIYNHVTGLLDAPELIQPPKILVIEGLHPMFDERVRDLLDFSIYLDISNEVKFAWKIQRDMAERGHSLESIKASIEARKPDFDAFIDPQKQYADAVIEVLPTQLIPDDNEGKVLRVRLIMKEGVKYFSPVYLFDEGSTISWIPCGRKLTCSYPGINFNYQPDSYFDNEVSVVEMDGQFDRLDELIYVESHLSNLSTKFYGEVTQQMLKHADFPGSNNGTGLFQTIVGLKIRDLYEQLIANKATAPSEAAKA from the exons ATGGCTGTCTCAACAATCTACTCAACACAAGCTCTTAACTCAACTCATTTCTTAACCTCTTCCCCTTcttccacctcctcctcctcaaaaCAAGTCTTCTTCTACCGTCGTCAAACCAACCGTAGATTCAACACCATCATCACTTGCGCTGCACAACAAACCGTCGTGATCGGACTCGCTGCCGACTCCGGATGCGGCAAAAGTACTTTCATGCGGAGGCTGACAAGTGTCTTCGGTGGAGCCGCCGAGCCACCGAAAGGAGGGAACCCTGACTCCAACACACTCATCAGTGACATGACCACCGTGATCTGTCTCGATGATTACCATTCTTTGGACAGAACCGGTCGCAAAGAGAAAGGAGTCACCGCTTTGGACCCACGCGCCAATGACTTTGATCTCATGTATGAGCAAGTCAAAGCTCTTAAGAGTGGTATCGCCGTCGAGAAACCTATTTATAATCACGTCACTGGACTTCTTGACGCACCTGAGCTTATTCAGCCTCCCAAGATTCTCGTCATCGAAGGTCTTCATCCAAT GTTTGATGAGAGAGTAAGAGACTTGTTGGACTTCAGTATCTACCTAGACATTAGCAATGAGGTCAAATTTGCTTGGAAAATCCAG AGGGACATGGCTGAGAGAGGTCACAGTTTAGAGAGCATCAAAGCAAGTATTGAAGCACGAAAGCCCGATTTCGATGCATTCATCG ACCCGCAAAAGCAGTACGCGGATGCGGTAATAGAAGTTCTCCCAACACAGTTAATTCCAGATGACAATGAAGGCAAAGTGTTGAGAGTGAGGCTGATAATGAAGGAAGGTGTTAAGTACTTCAGCCCGGTTTACCTATTCGATGAAGGTTCTACCATCTCGTGGATCCCCTGTGGTCGCAAACTCACCTGCTCGTATCCTGGCATCAATTTCAACTACCAACCTGATTCCTACTTCGACAATGAG GTTTCGGTTGTGGAGATGGATGGGCAATTCGATAGACTTGACGAGCTAATATACGTGGAGAGCCATCTGAGCAACCTCTCGACCAAATTCTACGGTGAAGTGACTCAACAAATGCTCAAACATGCTGACTTCCCTGGTAGCAACAATGGAACTGGTCTTTTCCAGACCATTGTTGGATTGAAGATCAGAGATCTCTATGAGCAGCTCATTGCCAACAAAGCCACTGCTCCTTCAGAAGCTGCTAAAGCCTAA
- the LOC108839726 gene encoding serine carboxypeptidase-like 18, with protein sequence MKSRMSKALKMKLLLLIQLLLITQHGVDTAYVISHLPGFEGPLPFHLETGYIGVGEEEKVKLFYYFIKSEDKPQEDPLLIWLTGGPACTALSALAFEIGPLTFKTENYSGGLPSLVSTSYSWTKVASIIFLDQPVGTGFSYSTAPPASIPSDTGEVKQTYEFLQKWLEEHPEFVSNPLYVGGDSYAGIVVPAIVQQISIGNEHSNKPMNLKGYVLGNPSTELDKDHNSRIPYAHGMGLISDELFESLKISCKGNYANIDPTNTQCLKLVEDYDKCVSRINEGSILISMCDLASPNPFSIENPGRSLERLVPSDLYLPTPDCYMYRYVLATYWANDEDVRRALHVEKGSIGKWMRCDWDMAYEKDIQSSVPYHTNNSRKGLYRSLVYSGDHDLMVPYVGTVAWIRSLNYSIIDQWRPWFVNNQVIGYTRTYVNNMTFATIKARGHTAEYKPYESFMMFQRWIRNQPL encoded by the exons atgAAATCAAGAATGTCTAAAGCATTGAAAATGAAGTTGCTTCTCCTCATTCAACTCCTCCTCATAACTCAACATGGTGTTGATACAGCCTAT GTTATTAGCCATCTTCCCGGTTTCGAAGGTCCTCTTCCTTTCCACCTTGAAACTGG CTATATTGGTGTTGGTGAAGAAGAGAAAGTCAAACTTTTCTACTACTTCATCAAATCAGAGGACAAGCCTCAAGAAGATCCTCTTCTGATTTGGTTAACTGGAGGACCTGCTTGCACTGCTCTCTCTGCTCTTGCTTTCGAGATTG GGCCGCTGACTTTCAAGACTGAAAATTATAGTGGGGGTTTGCCTTCTCTTGTCTCTACTTCTTATTCCTGGACAAAG GTAGCAAGCATAATATTCTTGGACCAACCTGTTGGGACTGGCTTCTCTTACTCCACAGCCCCTCCTGCTAGTATACCTAGTGACACAGGAGAAGTAAAACAGACCTATGAGTTTCTACAGAAG tggTTAGAGGAGCATCCAGAGTTTGTCTCAAATCCTCTCTATGTAGGTGGAGATTCATACGCTGGTATAGTTGTGCCAGCCATCGTTCAACAGATCTCAATAG GAAATGAACATAGCAACAAACCCATGAATCTTAAG GGCTATGTTCTTGGGAATCCATCAACGGAACTTGATAAAGATCATAACTCCAGGATTCCATATGCACACGGAATGGGACTGATCTCTGATGAACTCTTTGAG TCGCTTAAGATAAGCTGCAAAGGAAACTATGCAAACATAGACCCCACTAATACACAATGCTTGAAATTGGTGGAAGACTACGATAAg TGTGTATCAAGGATAAATGAAGGTTCTATTCTGATATCAATGTGTGATTTGGCTTCACCAAATCCATTTTCAATAGAGAATCCTGGAAGAAGTCTCGAAAGACTTGTTCCATCAGATCTTTATCTTCCAACTCCTGATTGCTAT ATGTACCGTTATGTTCTAGCTACATATTGGGCTAATGATGAAGATGTACGCAGAGCGCTTCATGTGGAGAAA GGAAGTATAGGGAAATGGATGAGATGCGATTGGGATATGGCTTATGAGAAAGATATACAGAGTAGTGTACCGTACCATACGAACAATAGCAGAAAAGGGTTATATAGGTCATTGGTTTACAGTGGCGATCATGATTTGATGGTGCCTTATGTTGGAACCGTAGCTTGGATTAGATCTCTAAACTATTCAATCATTGATCAATGGAGGCCATGGTTTGTTAACAATCAAGTTATTGGATACACAAGGACTTACGTCAACAACATGACGTTTGCCACTATCAAAGcaa GAGGGCACACTGCAGAGTATAAACCATATGAAAGCTTCATGATGTTTCAAAGGTGGATACGTAATCAACCTCTTTAA
- the LOC108828425 gene encoding plastidal glycolate/glycerate translocator 1, chloroplastic codes for MATPLVTPLFSALALSSSRNRHPCPKILFQSKNEKSSDSNATQKLNLSRTRKTDGQSTRFMQMGTREMSFGRKLSTQAMDGAGTGNTSTTISRKVFATTHLLVSLGIILAADRFLKQAFVAASIKFPSALFGMFCIFSVLMILDSVVPAAATGMMNFFEPAFLFIQRWLPLFYVPSLVVLPLSVRDIPAASGVKICYIVAGGWLASLCVAGFTAIAVRKMVKTEMTEAEPMSKPSPFSTLELWSWSGIFVVSFVGALFYPTSLGTSARTCLPFLLSSTVLGYIVGSGLPSSVKKVFHPIICCALSSVLAALAFGYASGSGLDPVLGNYLTNVASDPGAGDILMGFLGSVILSFAFSMFKQRKLVKRHAAEIFTSVIVSTVFSLYSTALVGRLVGLEPSLTVSILPRCITVALALSIVSLFEGTNSSLTAAVVVVTGLIGANFVQVVLDKLRLRDPIARGIATASSAHGLGTAALSAKEPEALPFCAIAYALTGIFGSLLCSVPAVRQSLLAVVG; via the exons ATGGCTACTCCTTTAGTCACCCCTCTCTTCTCAGCTTTAGCTCTTTCTTCATCAAGAAACCGACATCCTTGTCCCAAGATCCTATTCCAATCGAAAAATGAGAAGAGTTCCGATTCTAATGCAACCCAGAAGCTAAATCTATCAAGAACACGTAAAACCGATGGACAGAGTACGAGGTTTATGCAAATGGGTACTCGAGAGATGAGCTTTGGGAGAAAACTTTCAACTCAAGCAATGGATGGTGCAGGAACAGGAAACACGTCAACAACGATCTCTCGTAAGGTGTTTGCGACAACGCACTTGTTGGTGTCGCTTGGGATCATACTTGCGGCAGACCGGTTCTTGAAACAGGCTTTTGTAGCAGCTTCCATCAAGTTCCCTAGCGCTCTGTTCGGGATGTTCTGTATTTTCTCTGTTCTCATGATATTAGACTCCGTTGTTCCCGCTGCTGCGACCGGTATGATGAATTTCTTCGAGCCAGCGTTTCTGttcatccagagatggcttCCTTTGTTCTACGTCCCTTCTCTTGTTGTTCTCCCTCTCTCCGTCAGAGATATTCCTGCTGCTTCAGGGGTTAAAATCTGCTACATTGTAG CTGGTGGATGGTTGGCGTCTCTTTGTGTAGCAGGTTTCACAGCTATAGCAGTGAGAAAAATGGTGAAAACCGAGATGACGGAAGCTGAGCCTATGTCAAAACCTTCACCATTTTCAACACTTGAGCTATGGAgttggagtgggatctttgtTGTGTCCTTTGTTGGTGCTCTGTTTTACCCTACTTCGCTGGGGACAAGTGCAAGAACTTGTCTCCCTTTCCTTCTTTCTTCTACTGTTCTAGGTTACATTGTGGGATCAGG gTTGCCATCTTCTGTCAAGAAAGTTTTCCATCCGATAATCTGCTGCGCGCTATCTTCAGTACTCGCTGCTCTAGCTTTCGGGTATGCTTCAGGATCTGGACTTGATCCTGTTTTAG GAAACTACCTAACCAACGTAGCATCGGATCCTGGTGCCGGTGACATACTAATGGGTTTTCTTGGCTCTGTCATCCTCTCTTTCGCTTTCTCCATGTTTAAACAaagaaag CTCGTGAAGAGGCATGCAGCTGAGATTTTCACATCTGTGATTGTTTCAACGGTATTCTCGCTCTACTCCACTGCTCTTGTCGGACGTTTAGTCGGTTTAGAACCATCTTTAACGGTGTCAATATTACCACGCTGCATCACGGTTGCATTGGCCCTTAGCATTGTATCACTCTTTGAAg GAACCAATTCGTCTCTTACAGCGGCTGTAGTCGTTGTGACTGGTCTTATTGGAGCTAACTTCGTACAAGTTGTTCTTGACAAACTGCGTTTACGTGATCCAATTGCTCGGGGAATCGCAACTGCTTCTAG TGCTCATGGGCTTGGAACAGCAGCTTTGTCGGCTAAGGAGCCAGAGGCTCTTCCCTTTTGTGCGATTGCTTATGCCCTCACCGGAATCTTCGGATCCTTACTCTGTTCTGTCCCTGCGGTCAGGCAAAGTTTGCTGGCTGTCGTAGGCTGA
- the LOC108825650 gene encoding uncharacterized protein LOC108825650, with protein sequence MTGGIKTKFESCYLRGVKVHSAFFQVFFRTRGKDTFWENRRTVNQNREFRFQILRSDPPTVNFIGVFPSIQKEPGNERDIIGKLLLASSDQSRCKGETVNLNERFKSVNLSVLVQSAFATSVEMKLFWLIKWCPIRVNSVATDKGHIGLHYDRRDQNVNESSRVAILEVLRSIRRFFKFSSEPVAKFCCSDLLETENEETGKLCKFTCKWNMSRLMSTAVYNDKVEELCLSRGLR encoded by the exons ATGACCGGAGGGATCAAAAC aAAGTTCGAGAGTTGCTATCTTAGAGGTGTTAAGGTCCATTCGGCGTTTTTTCAAGTTTTCTTCAGAACCCGTGGcaaag ATACGTTTTGGGAGAACAGAAGAACGGTCAATCAAAACAGAGAATTTCGATTTCAAATTTTGAG ATCGGATCCGCCGACAGTCAACTTCATCGGTGTTTTCCCGTCGATCCAGAAGGAACCAGGAAACGAGCGAGATATCATTGGAAAGCTCTTACT AGCCAGTTCCGATCAGTCTCGGTGTAAGGGAGAAACGGTCAACCTAAACGAAAGATTTAAATCTGTAAATTTGTCA GTGTTGGTACAGTCTGCATTTGCAACCAGTGTGGAGATGAAGCTATTTTGGTTAATCAAATGGTGCCCGATCAGAGTAAACTCGGTGGCTACGGACAAAGGACATATAGGACTACATTATGACCGGAGGGATCAAAACGTTAACG aAAGTTCGAGAGTTGCTATCTTAGAGGTGTTAAGGTCCATTCGGCGTTTTTTCAAGTTTTCTTCAGAACCCGTGGcaaag TTTTGTTGCTCAGATTTGCTAGAAACTGAAAATGAGGAGACAGGGAAACTTTGCAAATTCACCTGCAAGTGGAATATGTCAAGGCTTATGTCAACTGCTGTTTACAATGACA AAGTAGAAGAGCTCTGTTTATCTAGAGGATTACGGTAG